A genomic stretch from Glaciecola nitratireducens FR1064 includes:
- a CDS encoding HDOD domain-containing protein yields MNAIDYAKKVSDLFALPKTVVRVKSLIDDEHSDADSISAVVQSDPGLAVHILRIANSAIYRFPRKIDQLPRAVQVIGTSAVYDFALIFGISNAFSKEQGEFVDLDKFWEQSVSCAILAKNLGLLCGSKDADRLFVSGLLHNIGELVVLKVAPGLAKDCARFDAKLSPRDCQHEVLGFTYAEVSAALCQQWMVPDSIVSTVAMQHHDESPAETLEVRVLQLAYELSIINTYSHHFNLEAHLPRFLFESLNLSSEEIEEALDNNNYQVEQVIHLFNPDVFQSA; encoded by the coding sequence ATGAACGCGATTGACTATGCAAAAAAAGTCTCTGACTTATTCGCTCTGCCAAAAACAGTCGTCAGAGTCAAAAGTTTAATAGATGATGAGCACTCAGATGCAGACAGCATTTCTGCCGTAGTGCAGTCTGACCCCGGGCTGGCTGTGCATATTCTTAGAATTGCTAATAGCGCAATATATCGATTTCCACGAAAGATTGATCAGCTTCCACGAGCTGTCCAAGTTATAGGCACATCTGCAGTGTATGACTTTGCTTTGATATTTGGGATATCGAATGCCTTTAGCAAAGAGCAAGGCGAATTTGTCGACCTCGATAAGTTTTGGGAGCAGAGCGTTAGCTGCGCAATTTTAGCTAAAAACCTAGGTCTATTATGCGGTTCTAAAGATGCAGACAGACTATTTGTTAGCGGTCTGTTACACAATATAGGGGAATTAGTCGTTTTAAAAGTGGCTCCAGGTTTGGCAAAAGATTGCGCACGTTTTGATGCTAAACTCAGCCCAAGAGATTGCCAACATGAGGTACTCGGATTTACCTATGCTGAAGTATCGGCCGCGCTTTGCCAGCAATGGATGGTGCCTGACTCAATCGTGTCAACAGTTGCTATGCAGCATCATGACGAATCGCCGGCAGAAACACTTGAAGTGCGGGTTCTGCAGTTAGCTTACGAGCTTTCTATTATTAACACTTACTCTCATCATTTTAATTTGGAAGCTCATTTACCGCGTTTTCTGTTTGAATCATTGAATCTTAGCAGTGAAGAAATCGAAGAAGCTCTCGATAATAACAATTACCAAGTAGAGCAAGTCATACACTTGTTTAATCCGGACGTTTTTCAGAGCGCATAG
- a CDS encoding acyl-CoA thioesterase yields MHIDELLALAQTHKTNPNLVLTIPSDWAQGRTVYGGLSAGLLYAAAREYVAAERVMRSNSTNFVGPLMAEQAFTISVEIVREGKNVSQVMVRAIQDNKTCVVSQICFGHARESKILVPNTDTHNMTPPKKGNFIPLIPKVTPKFLKHLDLCIQEGGVPFTGRKTSHFHGWMRFKKPPSIFTDAHLVSIIDAWPPTVLQMLKWPAPASSVSWNLEFIHPHRPIAGDDWLAYQAHTRQAADGYGHTEANIWDKEGELIAVSRQTVAIFD; encoded by the coding sequence ATGCACATTGATGAATTGCTAGCATTGGCACAAACTCACAAGACCAATCCTAATTTAGTATTAACAATACCGTCAGACTGGGCACAAGGGCGCACCGTTTATGGCGGTTTATCGGCAGGTCTTTTGTATGCAGCAGCGCGTGAATATGTCGCAGCTGAGCGAGTAATGCGTTCTAACTCAACCAACTTTGTTGGCCCGCTTATGGCTGAGCAAGCGTTTACAATAAGTGTAGAAATTGTGCGTGAAGGAAAGAATGTTAGCCAAGTAATGGTGCGAGCCATACAAGACAACAAAACCTGCGTTGTTTCGCAAATATGTTTTGGACATGCACGTGAATCGAAAATTTTAGTACCAAACACTGATACACACAATATGACGCCGCCGAAGAAAGGCAATTTCATTCCCCTTATTCCTAAAGTAACCCCCAAGTTTTTAAAGCATCTCGACCTTTGCATTCAGGAAGGTGGCGTGCCTTTTACGGGACGAAAGACCTCGCACTTTCATGGATGGATGAGATTCAAAAAGCCGCCTTCAATATTCACTGATGCCCATCTAGTCAGCATTATTGATGCATGGCCTCCCACTGTTCTGCAAATGTTAAAGTGGCCAGCACCCGCGAGTTCAGTTAGTTGGAATTTAGAGTTTATTCATCCACATAGACCAATCGCAGGTGATGATTGGTTGGCGTATCAAGCCCACACGCGCCAAGCGGCGGATGGTTATGGCCATACAGAAGCAAATATTTGGGATAAAGAAGGCGAACTAATTGCGGTTAGTAGACAGACAGTTGCAATATTTGACTAA
- a CDS encoding spinster family MFS transporter, with amino-acid sequence MKIPDVSQEARRPTRAYRNYVLIILTLVYAFNFIDRQIIGILSPFIKVDLGLDDAQLGWLKGFAFALLYTVVGIPIAWLADRYNRINIIGVSLTLWSGFTALSGFAANFWQLAILRVGVGIGEAGGSPPSHSIISDLFDKTERAKALAVYSLGIPFGIMAAYFAAAFFLDGGSADWRIVMISVGAPGVILALLLKFTVKEPVRAKVSHGPQQMDFMTSVKRLLKIPTWWGMCLGISFGSFGNYAISTWIIDFYVRIHPDMPIQKLLIIFGIVNGTAYALGVWLGGVIADKWGEKTKRAYALLPFYAMIIGVPCFYFSLHVGSVWLSIGLLTIMLFGSGMYLGPCFAIAQTLAPVNARAMSTALFFFVLNIIALGGGPTIVGILSASLSTTMGEAEALRTSLSWLLLPYIISIATFYWASTKIEHDWHEAERMQALD; translated from the coding sequence ATGAAAATACCAGACGTTTCGCAGGAGGCTAGAAGGCCAACGCGGGCTTATCGAAACTATGTGCTCATCATTTTAACCTTGGTTTATGCTTTTAATTTTATTGACAGACAAATCATTGGTATTTTATCGCCCTTCATTAAAGTCGACCTAGGCTTAGATGATGCACAATTAGGCTGGCTTAAAGGTTTTGCCTTTGCATTGTTATATACGGTGGTAGGTATTCCTATTGCTTGGCTTGCCGACCGTTATAATCGTATCAATATCATTGGAGTTTCATTGACGTTATGGAGTGGTTTCACTGCACTCTCTGGCTTTGCTGCTAATTTCTGGCAGTTGGCTATCTTAAGAGTGGGTGTTGGCATTGGTGAGGCCGGCGGCAGTCCACCTAGTCATTCAATTATATCGGATTTGTTTGATAAAACAGAACGTGCAAAAGCCTTAGCTGTTTATTCACTGGGTATACCGTTTGGTATTATGGCGGCATATTTTGCCGCGGCGTTTTTTCTTGATGGTGGCTCTGCCGACTGGCGAATTGTCATGATAAGCGTTGGTGCGCCTGGGGTTATCCTCGCACTTTTACTGAAATTTACAGTGAAAGAACCCGTAAGAGCAAAAGTGTCACACGGTCCGCAACAAATGGATTTCATGACATCAGTAAAACGCCTGCTTAAAATTCCTACTTGGTGGGGAATGTGCTTAGGCATTTCTTTTGGTTCATTTGGTAATTATGCGATTTCAACATGGATCATTGATTTCTATGTGCGAATTCACCCCGATATGCCAATACAAAAACTGTTGATTATCTTTGGTATTGTCAACGGCACTGCTTATGCTTTGGGGGTTTGGTTAGGGGGCGTAATTGCCGACAAATGGGGTGAAAAGACTAAACGAGCTTATGCATTATTGCCTTTCTATGCCATGATCATCGGTGTTCCTTGCTTTTACTTTTCTCTGCATGTTGGCAGTGTGTGGCTATCCATTGGCTTACTGACGATTATGCTGTTTGGAAGTGGAATGTATTTAGGGCCTTGTTTTGCTATCGCTCAAACACTTGCTCCTGTTAATGCGAGAGCGATGTCCACGGCACTGTTTTTCTTTGTGTTAAATATTATAGCGCTAGGTGGTGGCCCAACGATTGTGGGTATTTTGAGTGCCTCATTGTCAACGACAATGGGAGAAGCCGAAGCATTGAGAACATCTCTGAGTTGGCTTCTTTTACCTTATATAATTTCGATAGCCACGTTCTATTGGGCATCGACTAAGATAGAACATGACTGGCATGAAGCTGAAAGGATGCAGGCGCTAGATTAA